The Cygnus atratus isolate AKBS03 ecotype Queensland, Australia chromosome 19, CAtr_DNAZoo_HiC_assembly, whole genome shotgun sequence genome includes a window with the following:
- the PPP1R26 gene encoding protein phosphatase 1 regulatory subunit 26 — MFLMNASPLVALQTQWESFGPARNCRYPVCFSESEGNVTRTSVSAKVQMIINGLQSQESPLGMNNEYDCIMQKKQKGEKGTGNRVASSTTLLRKHPKYTERGCPAGSDDTEVEVNVGFETLLLDSDSDDSVDRGIEEAIQEYLKAKSKSDQSLQRNAECSENISRDKRFKRQFSQNKMSSDLLPVKFKAEMLSEEYLSDQLGLGKRLQPASPQSISSDDSFEQSIQAEIVQFLNEKKQQEISKCVIGEDKKDSQVRSVLKSNKQPTNKTNCGAMKQDCNALLLRHHPKLRKTSTQSKCLKAKIQEEPGDFNQVNRAYLEMATASQPWLMQQNKESGAHYWETRGALLNESMHASDSSSDDGIEEAIQLYQLEKIRKEAGHPTGSVLLQREQFDAKGIADISASLTISSAKSASPELHKNPIGNKRKEINSKSTELESTSNEFNKLFKPLKKARHFVPPENKIAACELTLQASCRADTSAELMCAEAILDISKTIMPTQMGSDNRSLTTDSFFSPQILSSSHCESDNSLVDSDDSIEQEIRAFLALKAQSESLVTKPSSLSHSIQMPLPSDQNSLTGTLEPSLPKTLKLSLSRKRRLKREGRIVKQDASKAPEQLGTGFFQPDTYSKSPLLHEGCAPSSPEELCDARRLDSNETTQQQLISSELCASADKYVALDSVNPFLQVQSGARKLMKNTTQTQERDGSADESSSLDSDEDLDSAIKDLLRSKRKLKKKSKEQKSQCKKRVRFTETDAQLLDEFSSLQQNEWKCKNPVLLKSCLSKSRKAVKENAIRNPPDNINVKLSNERPETVKNLEFDLQLKKGYKPEPISNQNNLRVAKNKKCTFTAASDADDSSSVDSDDSIEQEIRKFLAEKAKDSASNSEMQKDDATLDLLRVTKQTANKGKAKQQPVENEVGLLLGQSKKTKVSQQANELKNSQRTEGKSAMLLDSEKAAPSAENVYLHTTGQSKAKQGMGGVKGGAAGELPGNATGKKDIPNKEPVQKTLPAKNSKNEGCKVRKVANAKSRSKRKNTFHLKISSKFIAGLKYARERKKSMLLMKKQKAEQALSQSSALGMEVDSQDTDVLKQGREASQPKGEFSGENKAAIKESSSSQKLAVAASGPHVAESCERLEAAPLYITEEAEGCQKAATAGDHSDSHSSLPSQERSVAAVTADKACRGTSKAENREICMKEGDIHKDSWAGLNLGPPLPQHAMAAVKADKVSGETCQESIRVCSNGENNQQDSVSDPSSGCPLQELTVTTVTADKTSGGACVDNSVHACVKKEEVLHQDSDRQEEIQVSRSRLEGKLPALQNREADCELDQGQEVLDKNCAKFTDVPAGDCPDSLLKIKVSDMRRKGSYEKPEALSRV; from the coding sequence ATGTTCCTTATGAATGCTTCTCCCTTGGTAGCTCTTCAAACACAATGGGAGTCCTTTGGGCCAGCAAGGAATTGTAGATACCCTGTTTGCTTCTCTGAATCCGAAGGGAACGTCACTAGAACCTCTGTAAGCGCAAAAGTTCAGATGATCATAAACGGCCTGCAAAGTCAAGAGTCTCCCCTGGGTATGAACAATGAGTATGATTGTATtatgcagaagaaacaaaagggagaaaagggcaCCGGTAATAGGGTCGCATCCAGCACCACGTTGCTGCGGAAGCATCCTAAATATACCGAGCGTGGTTGTCCTGCTGGTTCAGACGACACTGAAGTGGAAGTGAACGTGGGATTTGAGACTCTCTTGCTTGATTCTGATAGTGACGACTCTGTTGACCGAGGTATAGAAGAAGCCATTCAAGAGTacttgaaagcaaaaagcaaaagtgaCCAGTCGTTACAGAGGAATGCAGAGTGCTCTGAAAATATAAGCAGAGACAAAAGGTTTAAGAGACAGTTCTCCCAGAACAAAATGTCTAGTGACCTGCTACCTGTGAAATTTAAAGCAGAGATGCTCTCTGAAGAGTACCTTTCTGACCAGCTGGGACTTGGTAAAAGGCTACAGCCTGCTTCCCCTCAAAGCATCAGCAGTGATGATTCCTTTGAACAAAGCATACAAGCTGAAATAGTGCAGTTCTTgaatgagaaaaagcagcaagaaattaGCAAGTGTGTAATCGGGGAGGATAAAAAAGATTCCCAGGTGAGGTCTGTcctaaaaagcaacaaacaaccgacaaacaaaacaaattgtgGTGCTATGAAGCAAGATTGTAACGCGCTCCTCTTGAGACACCATCCCAAGCTACGGAAAACCAGCACGCAGTCCAAGTGTCTGAAGGCTAAAATCCAGGAAGAGCCCGGTGATTTCAACCAAGTGAACCGAGCGTATCTAGAAATGGCCACTGCCAGCCAGCCCTGGTTAatgcagcaaaataaagaaagtgGAGCTCATTACTGGGAAACTAGGGGAGCGCTTCTGAACGAGAGCATGCACGCCTCTGACTCGAGTAGCGATGATGGTATTGAAGAAGCCATTCAGCTTTACCAGCTAGAGAAGATCAGGAAGGAGGCAGGTCACCCAACAGGCTCTGTCCTTTTGCAAAGGGAGCAATTTGACGCAAAGGGGATAGCCGACATTTCTGCAAGCCTGACAATTAGCTCAGCAAAAAGTGCCTCACCAGAACTCCATAAGAACCCTATcggcaacaaaagaaaagagattaatTCGAAGTCAACAGAATTAGAAAGCACCAGCAATGAATTTAACAAGCTGtttaaaccactgaaaaaagccAGACACTTTGTACCTCCGGAAAACAAGATTGCTGCTTGTGAGCTCACACTGCAGGCCTCTTGCAGGGCAGACACATCTGCAGAACTCATGTGTGCAGAAGCTATCCTTGATATTTCCAAAACAATCATGCCAACCCAAATGGGAAGTGACAACAGATCCCTCACTACAGActccttcttttctccccagatTCTCTCGTCCTCCCATTGTGAAAGTGACAACAGCCTCGTGGACAGTGATGATAGCATAGAGCAAGAAATCAGGGCTTTTTTGGCTCTGAAAGCTCAGTCGGAAAGCCTCGTAACAAAGCCTTCCAGCCTGTCACACTCGATCCAGATGCCTTTGCCGTCTGATCAAAACAGCCTCACTGGTACtcttgagccttctcttcccaaaACACTGAAGCTATCACTGAGTCGTAAAAGGAGACTTAAAAGGGAAGGCAGAATAGTGAAACAAGATGCATCAAAAGCACCTGAACAGCTGGGGACGGGATTTTTCCAGCCGGATACCTATTCAAAATCTCCTCTGCTCCACGAGGGGTGTGCCCCGAGCAGCCCTGAAGAACTCTGTGATGCCCGGAGGCTCGACAGCAATGAGACtacccagcagcagctgatctCTTCTGAGCTGTGCGCATCTGCTGACAAATACGTGGCCTTGGATTCTGTAAATCCTTTTTTGCAGGTTCAGAGCGGTGCGAGAAAGCTTATGAAAAATACCACCCAAACTCAAGAGAGAGACGGTTCAGCTGATGAGAGCAGTTCTCTGGATAGTGATGAGGACCTTGATAGTGCCATCAAGGACCTTTTACGgtctaaaagaaaattaaagaagaagTCTAAGGAGCAGAAATCTCAATGCAAGAAGAGAGTTAGGTTTACCGAGACAGACGCTCAGCTGCTGGATGAATTTAGTAGCCTCCAACAAAATGAGTGGAAATGTAAAAATCCTGTGCTACTGAAAAGTTGCCTGTCAAAATCTAGAAAAGCTGTGAAAGAGAATGCAATCAGAAATCCTCCAGACAACATAAATGTCAAACTTTCAAATGAAAGGCCAGAAACCGTTAAGAACTTAGAGTTTGATTTACAGCTTAAAAAAGGATATAAACCCGAACCAATTTCAAACCAGAATAACCTGCGGGTagctaagaataaaaaatgtactttcaCAGCTGCATCAGACGCTGATGATAGCAGTTCAGTGGATAGCGACGACAGCATTGAACAAGAAATCAGGAAGTTTTTGGCAGAAAAAGCTAAAGACTCTGCAAGCAATTCAGAGATGCAGAAAGATGATGCAACTCTAGACCTATTGAGGGTGACCAAACAAACTGCtaataaaggaaaagcaaagcaacagcCAGTTGAAAATGAGGTTGGCCTCTTGCTGGGTCAGAGTAAAAAGACTAAGGTGTCCCAGCAAGCCAACGAGTTGAAGAACTCTCAGAGAACGGAAGGGAAAAGTGCAATGTTACTTGACAGTGAGAAAGCTGCTCCCTCGGCGGAGAACGTTTATCTTCATACTACTGGTCAGTCAAAAGCTAAACAAGGAATGGGGGGGGTTAAaggtggtgctgctggtgagTTACCTGGAAACGCAACAGGTAAAAAGGACATCCCTAACAAAGAACCTGTGCAGAAAACACTTCCAgctaaaaacagcaaaaacgAAGGTTGTAAAGTACGAAAAGTGGCTAATGCGAAATCTCGATCTAAAAGAAAGAACACCTTTCACTTAAAAATTTCGAGTAAATTTATCGCGGGTCTCAAGTACGCTCgggaaaggaagaaatccaTGCTTttgatgaaaaagcaaaaagcagagcaggCGCTCAGCCAGAGCAGTGCATTAGGAATGGAGGTAGATTCCCAGGATACGGACGTACTTAAGCAGGGAAGAGAAGCCTCCCAGCCAAAAGGTGAATTTAGCGGGGAGAATAAGGCAGCAATAAAAGAATCCAGTTCTTCTCAGAAGCTCGCTGTGGCAGCGTCAGGTCCCCATGTAGCAGAAAGCTGTGAAAGACTGGAGGCTGCTCCTTTGTATATCACAGAGGAAGCTGAGGGTTGCCAAAAGGCTGCTACTGCAGGAGACCACTCAGATTCACATTCGAGTCTCCCCTCGCAGGAACGGAGCGTGGCAGCAGTAACAGCAGATAAGGCTTGCAGAGGAACATCCAAAGCTGAGAACAGAGAGATATGTATGAAGGAAGGAGATATCCACAAAGACAGCTGGGCAGGTTTGAATTTAGGTCCCCCTCTCCCACAACACGCTATGGCAGCAGTAAAAGCTGATAAAGTTAGTGGAGAGACGTGTCAGGAGAGTATACGTGTGTGCAGTAATGGAGAGAATAACCAGCAGGACAGCGTGTCAGACCCAAGTTCAGGTTGCCCGCTGCAGGAGCTAACTGTAACAACAGTAACAGCGGATAAAACTAGTGGAGGAGCATGCGTGGATAACAGTGTGCACGCGTGCGTTAAGAAGGAAGAAGTTCTCCACCAGGACAGTGACAGGCAGGAAGAAATTCAGGTATCCAGATCCAGATTGGAAGGAAAGCTGCCCGCCCTGCAGAATAGGGAAGCTGATTGTGAACTGGACCAAGGGCAGGAAGTTCTAGACAAAAACTGTGCAAAATTTACTGACGTACCCGCAGGGGACTGCCCAGATTCCCTCTTGAAAATAAAGGTTTCAGATAT